The following nucleotide sequence is from Citrus sinensis cultivar Valencia sweet orange chromosome 6, DVS_A1.0, whole genome shotgun sequence.
TATGAATGTAACGTCattgatcaaaattttgaggGATAAACAATTAAACACCGATATCATTTGGGTCAAACTCTGATCTTACCGATACATTGATCCAGCCCAAACAGGTCCATAATCTTCTTCCACGTCGAAGCAAGCAAGCTGGCGTCCTTTCATCGTCATCTCTCGCTCTCCCCGTTTCTACCACTGTGAAGTCCAAACAAACGAACTAAGCGTTGGACTCtcaaaaatcccaaaaaaagaaaaaaagttgcAAAAATGGAAActatcttcttctttcttctccttACGACGTCCTGTTTTTCATCTCTAGTCGAGTCATCCGATAATAACCACATGTACTCGCCGTGCGGCGACACGAAGGTCGAAAGATCCGACGGCTTCACTTTCGCTATCGCGTTCGCATCGAGGAGCAGTTTCTTTCTCAACAATAGCCAACAGTTGTCTCCCTGTGACCGACGACTCTCGCTTTCTTCATCAACTTCTCAGATCGCCGTTTTTAGGCCTAAAGTTGACGAGATCTCGCTTCTTACAATCAACACGTCGTCGTTCTCTCCGGTTACttacatttttttcaactctcttttcgtttttttaaaattttacttgaaCTTATTGTATTCTtattcacattaaaaaaaaactaaaaatagaaAGACCTAAATATCGGTTATTGTTGCTGCAATTTTATAGCTGATAGCTTAGGAATCCAGATTCTCCACTATAAAACTTGAGATTGTTGTTATTGTACATTTTTTAACAGTAATTAATTGGAATGAAACAGCTTATAACTTATATTGCTTGAATTAAGCATTGATAGAAACCGAGGGGAGGGAGGAAATACGAGAGATGTTCAACCAATATTTCATTCTAggcttttttaaatttgattgaaattaataGGGGATTTGGTTGATGAAGACAACTGTAAGGAATTATGTTAAGGACTTATTGAAAGTGATTTGGTTTAggttttagttttttcttGTGAAAATCCTTATTTAGAAACCAGACTAAAAGTCTCCAATTGACTTCTCTATTGAAGACTGCTATGTATGAAACGTGCTGCACTATGAGCTATATAGTGCTGGAAGTTAgtcgatttttcttttttaaatttactaactgcatttatatatatagttttacCTAGATGAGGTCTGTTTTATACTAGTTGACTGTTTACATggaattcttttcttttagccTTGTTGATTCACAAAAATGATCGTATCATCTATTAATGACTTATTTAAAGTGTCATAATCTATTATGCTTTGCAGGATAATTATGGTGGGTATATGGTTGCATTTGCTGGTCGAAAATATGCTGCAAGGTCCCTCCCTGCTTTTGTTGCAAACAGTACATACACCGTAACCAGCTTTACTCTTGTAAGAGAGATTTTAGAATCTGTTTTATGATCATCTCAATTTTGCTTGTAAACTTCTGTGAAGACTGACAAGATTTTGTTAAATGCAGGCGCTTGAGTTTAAGAAAGGCAGGCTGCAAAACTTGTACTGGAAAAGGGATGGTTGTTCTAAATGTTCAGGAAACTCTAATTTTGTCTGCCTTAACAATCAGGATTGTGCTATCCGCTCAACCAGCTGCAAGAACCATGGAGGCTCTGTAGATTGCAGCCTTGGAATACAATTGGCATTCTCTGGCACTGATAAGCACCTTTCAGTTCTCAATTCATGGTACGAAGTCGAGAATCTTCGTCAGTATTCACTCTATGGCCTCTATTCAAATCTCAGGGATTCTCTCACTGGTCAGTACAACAAGATCTTCTAACTGTGCTTCAGATGTTTTGTAGAGTTCATCTACCGGTATGttgtaattctttttcttatgtATTTTAAATGGATATTGATTCTGCATTGCACTCTGTCCGTGAGGGATTTTCTTGTTTATGCTCTCCTTTGTGTAAATTTAGTGCTTCACAACTATTTGAATGTCATTACATTTGCATTCCTCTTTAACATGTGGATCTTGTTGAACCTTTGTGTCTGGTCTGAAAACCTTTATAGTTGGTTGTAGaaacttttcatttattgaatttaatttagatgCTTGTTTACATTTCCCCTTTTAGTGGGACTATAGTGATGGTAAAATGGATATTTATTCCTGCACGTTTCAATTCAGTGAtgataaattgtaaaattgcTTTCAGTTGAAATTTTAGGAGGGTATTGGAGTATGCTACAGAATCTAGAAGCTTGAGTTTAAGAAAGtcttttgaaaatgaataagGAAGAACTAGTTGCTATTACTTTTTGACCAAATTGAAAATTGGGCATAAAAATAgaagtttttaagttattttttccCCACTAATCACTtcatttcaacaaaaaatagaaaaattcgCTTTCGTCCTTACCATGCatgcaacaaaacaaaaaccaagTGCTTAAACAGCTTGCATTATTAGCCTCATTAAGCACTCACATGAACTATCTTACAAAAGATTCAACTCGCATAATCATTCTTTATATGTTAATGTTAAAACATTATATATCTCATTTAATGATAATAGTTAATAACACTTGAACATGCACCGTAGACAAAGTTAGTTCATTGACAATACTTTTGTCTTATATAGTCATCACCTATCTAGAGGTcctttactttaataaagtgagggataaattaaaagataaaaaaatacaaatttcaaTACACTACAGGACAAAATGCATTGCATTGGAGTCtgtgatttttttgttttttaacttgtcCTTTTATTAAAGCGAGGGATCCGTTATtgaaatctctctctctctctctctctctctttttgagATGCAAAAAAGAATTGATGATCTTTTGAATAAACTAGAAAGGAAAATCTAGATTTATacaattttaagtaaataaaaatgcaaatgTCAAGAGATTTAAGTATAATAGTCctgagaaaagaaattcaattaaattggaatttttttttctatcaaaagaaaaaaaaattaatgttttacctttttttgcTTCTCTTGATTATAAGATTACCTAATGAATTACGTTGTAACATTTGTCAGAAGGAACATGTTAAGAATGACTTTTCATGCTCGGCAATCTACAAAAGATATGAATCTGACTGCATGTGTGCCTTGAAAACACACATCAATGCATcgaaaaattgatttgaagtGTCTTTTTAAGTTCTTATTTGAGCACATGTTGGGTATGACTTTTGATGTCTAAAAATCCACAAAAAACAAGAGTTTCATTAACAATGTGTATTGAAACACAAATATTGAAtctaaaaaattgaaggaatGAGTCATTTAAGATTCTTCACGCAGAGAGTCTTATTTGACATGTGTCTAAATGATACATATTAAGAGGatcctttttattaattatttttaacatagtATCATAAGTGATCTTGATTCAGTTGTGGAATATAATTCACTCTCTCATGATTAATGTTTCACTTGTAAAGAATTTCTTAATGTATTCCTATGGTACAAACCTAAACATCTCTGAGTATTTCACAAACAACTAGCAGTATTTGTGGAGTATAAATTTCAgtgaatattttattcaaagtaTAAGAAGGAAACCTTGAGAAGAGAGGTAGTTTTCTTTAATGCCACTATCTCATGTgttctgtttttattttttccttttgaaataGGTTGGATGTTAagtttttagaaattatttctCTTTAGTTATATGATTATCCTATATATTTGCTCATAGAAAGGCAAGACAGACTTTTATTATAGTCGGACTTAACATTGACATGACCCAAGCAGAACATTATAACAGCTGAATAACTTCAGCTACACAACTGACTCGATTGAAGGAAAACATGACAGCTGAAAAACTTCAGCTACACAAACAACTGAAATGAAGGAAAACATCATAACAGCTGAAAAACTTCAGCTACACGAAGCAACTCAATTGAAAAGGACCACATAAAACATACTGgatgaaaataaacaaacagaACCTGCATGAACTGCATGATAAACTCTCATAAATTCAAGGATAGAAATTGTGAGGCCATTGTTTGGTAACATCATATGGCATCCCAACATCACTTCCAGGGATGCTACCGCCAAAAAGCTCAGATGACAGCCCCATATCGCTGCTGGCAGCAGTGCTAGCCACTCCTGTATTCTCTTGCCGCAGGCCGAGATTAACATCATTGCCTCCAAGGCTGCTGCTGCTTCCGATGTTGATGTTTCCTTGTGGCAGCCCCAGACCAGAACCAATATTATAGGCTCTAGGATTCCCACAAGGCAATCTCAGATCAGAACCAATATTATAGGCTCTAGGACTCCCATGAGGCAACCCCAGATCAGAACCAACATCATAGGCCCTAGGATTCACATGAGGCAACTCCAGGTCAGAACCAACATCATAAGCCCTAGGATTCGCATGAGGCAACTCCAGGTCAGAACCAATATTATAGGCCCTGGGATTCACATGAGGCAGCCCCAGATCAGAACCAATATTATAGGCCCTGGGATTCACATGAGGCAGCCCCAGATCAGAACCAATATTATAGGCCCTGGGATTCACATGAGGCAGCCCCAGATCAGAACCAATATTATAGGCCCTGGGATTCACATGAGGCAGCCCCAGATCAGAACCAATATTATAGGCCCTAGGATTCCCATGAGGCAACCCCATCTGATTTGCAGCACCAGAACTGGCAGCAAATGCTTGATGAGAAGCTGACCCTGCATCACTTTTAGTCCTTCCACTGCTACTGCCAGCGATGTTCTCGCTGTTTTTCATCATATCAATGAACCATTGGTCCCACTGAGCGGATTCTGTCAGGTTCCTTCCGCCTCCACCTGTACTTCCTCCAACACCAGCCGTGCTGTCCTCTGGAGCAGGGAGTTGAGGAGGGGGAGGGGGTGGAGGCGGAGACTCTTGTGGAGGAGGATTGATCTGTTCATAGTATTCCATCCTCTTCCTTAaatccttttttctttcctcCATAAGCCAAACTAAACCTTGCAGttcatttatgttaaaatCATCAGTTTTCTTACCAAGATGGAATTGTTCCATGAGATTGGAAACTTCCATCACTTTGTTTTTTCTGCTGTTCTTCTTCAGTTGATCCTGCGATTTGGCCACCCTTTCTTTGAGGTAAGTTTcttgattcatcattttcttggaCTTCTCCATTTCCGGCATATTGTTGAACCTTGCAAGCAGCTGTTCCACCACCGGGCGAGACGGCCACATTGCTGGCTCGCTTTCATCTGGGCTATAGATTATAATGAATGCATTGACATCACAGAGGGTAGTCAATTCACTCACTTTCTTCAGCAAGCCAacctttcttttcttaagGCTGGCTTTTCTGGCACTATCATTTGCTATCCAATTGAGCTTCACCTTCTTTCTTGTCATGTTTTCGAATTTTGTGTCTCTTTTGTGCTTTGAAACACTGACCAAGAGTGGGTTTATATAGTGTAGGGCCAGGGGTAGaactgaaataaaattagggtttagggttatTTTTAGCTATTAAGATTGTAAGGCATTTAGGTTAAGAAATCTATTTGTCCAGATTCTAAGATTATTTTGCTAGGTTAGATACTTCAATTTCATTGTTGGCAATTGTAGGATTATTCATTGTTATTTAATGCTAAGTTTTGAAGCCCTATCTGGACTAATTTGTATGAAGTTGGTTTTTTAAGGTTTTAGTCTGTACTAAGATATTGATTATAactatgtttataatttaaaaatattgttatgtACAAGGGAGAGACCATCATTTTAATGTTGTTCAATATGTGCTTTCATATAGAAGAACAGCGTAGGACTGAAATCGTTGGTGAGAAATTCTAGCTAATTATTTTGAGCATTAAGTTGCATTTACAAGTTACGATCAAGAGGTATATTAATTGATCGATCCCCAAGTCAGGTGTATATCTTCTAGTGTGTCAGCGGTTGCGTGCCACGTTCCTTAAGTGAATggttatatttatatttaactacaaaaaaatgaacataCTTAACTGTCTATTAAGTCCCTTGGATTCTTGTAATAAGTAGTTTCTTAACTGTCATTGGAGCACAAACTATGCTGCATAATCATTAGTTGTGCTATTAGTTGGGAAAACTATAAGTATTCTGAAACCATATTTTTTTCACGGACACGGTATCATATTGTGTACATCCTTTTGTGCATCTCATGATTGTTTGCacacattttataaataggAGTACCAAATTGATTTATCAGATTGGAACATTATATCGTACAGGACTATAGCGCCAATTTGATATTAAACATAATGAGAAAATTTCACAAAGTAACTTACATTTGATGCAGTATGCTTATAATTCTGAAGTATTTTATTTCATGTAGCATTAGATCATATGCAGTTTGAAATTCTTGCACTTGTAGTACCTTTTCAATTCTTCCATGCAATTTCTTCAGCAACAAGTTGACTCAGTTCGTAGTTACTCATGTTTTCATCATGTTGTTTCGGTCCTTAAAAGTCCCTTTATTATGTTAAAGTTTGTCGCAATCCTGCATATATAGCATGCTTATTGATGTTTTCATATGATTGTTTCTATATAGGGAGTTCTGATGAGATCAATTCATCTTCATGAGATCCTGACAGAACTCTTATGTTATTATAATATGTACGGATTTGAACTTTTGTTCTTTCACCTTGTGGACTAGATGTGTTGTGCTAGGGTGTTTACTTTTTACCTATTTGTCAACTAATGTTTGTCTCATCCATTCTGGTCATGCACATTGATGGAACAAAACCATACTGCATATAACTAGTTATCCGAGATCAATTTGGTTGGCGTGCTATTAAAAAACGACAATATGTAATTCATGAAGTTTAATGTTAATTGTCTG
It contains:
- the LOC102630770 gene encoding uncharacterized protein LOC102630770, with protein sequence METIFFFLLLTTSCFSSLVESSDNNHMYSPCGDTKVERSDGFTFAIAFASRSSFFLNNSQQLSPCDRRLSLSSSTSQIAVFRPKVDEISLLTINTSSFSPDNYGGYMVAFAGRKYAARSLPAFVANSTYTVTSFTLALEFKKGRLQNLYWKRDGCSKCSGNSNFVCLNNQDCAIRSTSCKNHGGSVDCSLGIQLAFSGTDKHLSVLNSWYEVENLRQYSLYGLYSNLRDSLTGQYNKIF
- the LOC102630456 gene encoding agamous-like MADS-box protein AGL90 encodes the protein MTRKKVKLNWIANDSARKASLKKRKVGLLKKVSELTTLCDVNAFIIIYSPDESEPAMWPSRPVVEQLLARFNNMPEMEKSKKMMNQETYLKERVAKSQDQLKKNSRKNKVMEVSNLMEQFHLGKKTDDFNINELQGLVWLMEERKKDLRKRMEYYEQINPPPQESPPPPPPPPQLPAPEDSTAGVGGSTGGGGRNLTESAQWDQWFIDMMKNSENIAGSSSGRTKSDAGSASHQAFAASSGAANQMGLPHGNPRAYNIGSDLGLPHVNPRAYNIGSDLGLPHVNPRAYNIGSDLGLPHVNPRAYNIGSDLGLPHVNPRAYNIGSDLELPHANPRAYDVGSDLELPHVNPRAYDVGSDLGLPHGSPRAYNIGSDLRLPCGNPRAYNIGSGLGLPQGNINIGSSSSLGGNDVNLGLRQENTGVASTAASSDMGLSSELFGGSIPGSDVGMPYDVTKQWPHNFYP